Proteins encoded together in one Penicillium digitatum chromosome 1, complete sequence window:
- a CDS encoding Alpha/beta hydrolase fold-1: protein MLSATNISFLVVTTEALLARFKIGKFHLLGHSMGGLTALLLADQHLDHVHSSVNIQGNLVPKEYFLSRQIFISSADYNEAFMDAFDERTRTLGSLANVIYTSTLRARVRATAVCRYL from the coding sequence ATGCTTTCCGCAACAAATATCTCATTCCTTGTGGTGACCACTGAAGCCTTGCTCGCGCGCTTCAAGATAGGCAAATTCCACCTGCTGGGCCACTCAATGGGCGGGTTAACAGCCCTTCTCCTCGCTGATCAGCATCTAGACCATGTCCACAGCTCCGTGAACATCCAAGGCAACCTCGTACCAAAAGAGTACTTCCTCAGTCGTCAGATCTTCATATCATCAGCTGATTACAACGAGGCATTTATGGATGCTTTTGACGAGCGCACGCGCACCTTGGGCTCGCTTGCTAATGTTATTTATACAAGCACCCTGCGCGCCCGAGTCCGGGCTACTGCGGTCTGCCGGTATCTTTGA
- a CDS encoding pyranose 2-oxidase gives MAPNLFLCARAIFCPTYWFQKGHRDGDLKEQHWQSPVPGTYKFLPGRGWHLIRRDGCKKDEKVPAALVYCRILHRYMFESELEERCRWFDTPLHKGGRPEKLRFFLLDDGIHWVAGWDAQGSLILGPYPKWWLDEDGRTMRRGASPPSSINVSRCSSIIAGKFD, from the coding sequence ATGGCCCCCAACCTCTTCCTCTGTGCGCGAGCCATTTTCTGCCCAACCTACTGGTTCCAAAAAGGCCATCGCGATGGCGATCTTAAGGAACAACACTGGCAATCCCCCGTGCCGGGAACATACAAGTTCCTTCCTGGTCGTGGATGGCACCTCATCCGTCGGGATGGGTGcaaaaaagatgaaaaagtCCCTGCTGCGCTAGTCTACTGCCGCATCCTCCACCGCTACATGTTCGAATCCGAACTGGAAGAACGCTGTCGCTGGTTCGATACCCCGCTACACAAGGGCGGCCGTCCGGAAAAGCTGCGCTTTTTCCTCCTCGATGACGGCATTCACTGGGTTGCTGGCTGGGATGCCCAGGGCAGTCTAATTCTTGGCCCTTATCCCAAATGGTGGCTCGATGAAGATGGACGCACCATGCGCCGTGGTGCCTCACCTCCCTCCAGTATCAACGTGTCCCGTTGCAGCAGCATCATCGCTGGCAAATTTGACTGA
- a CDS encoding Thioesterase family protein, producing MATPESQVMRQRKRSDYGFHQVHQTRWFDNDMYAHLNNAVYTHLFDTIANTYLIQHCGMDPFSVNNPTPAPTHGQPSHFPSPSNLTAGTDQIGLIVSTQAHFFASVRFPDLLEVGLRVNRLSKSSVTWEVGIFRKGEEDVKMVGTYTHVFVLRKTMRVGKMGMEERTRQGLKKLLVRAEAKL from the exons atggcCACCCCAGAGTCCCAGGTCATGAGGCAACGCAAGCGCAGCGACTATGGCTTCCACCAAGTACACCAGACCCGATG GTTTGATAACGATATGTATGCACACCTCAACAACGCAGTGTACACCCACCTGTTCGACACAATCGCGAATACGTACTTGATCCAACACTGCGGCATGGATCCCTTTAGTGTGAACAACCCAACTCCAGCGCCAACTCACGGACAGCCGTCCCATTTCCCCTCCCCATCGAATTTGACAGCTGGTACAGACCAAATTGGGTTGATTGTCTCGACACAGGCGCACTTCTTCGCCTCGGTGCGCTTCCCGGATCTGCTGGAGGTCGGGCTGCGCGTTAATAGGCTTAGCAAATCTAGCGTTACCTGGGAAGTGGGTATTTTCCGTAAGGGTGAGGAGGATGTTAAGATGGTTGGGACTTATACACATGTTTTTGTGTTGAGGAAGACCATGCGGGTTGGGAAGATGGGGATGGAGGAGCGGACCAGGCAGGGCTTGAAGAAGTTGCTTGTTAGAGCTGAGGCGAAATTGTGA